The genomic window TGCTACACCTGTTTTTTGTTCCTCTTTCAATGTGGTTGATTCTGAACTTAAAATATCGCCTTTTCTCATTAAATAAGCAAATTCCAGCACTTCAAAATCAATTTCAAATTCCAATGCTGTCTGTGTTTTATAACTTCTTGAAACTTTAGTGATAATCATGTCTTCTATCGTTTCAACAGTTGAAATTGTACAAAGTGTTTTCTTTTGCCATAGTTCCACTATCTGTTCATAAACACTTTCAGCGTTTTTTGTTACCAAATCAGTTAAAATTACTGAAATGCTGTATTTTCTATTGCTGTGTGAAACGTTGCTACTTATTAATGTGCTATCCCTATCTTCGAGTGAGTGCGTTTTGACACTACTCCCTCTCTCATCGCTTTTAATTTGTACCCATTCAAGTGGAATATCATTAATTTTACATCTTTCAGCCTCTTCAAAAAGTGTATAGCCATATCTATCTTGAAAAAATTTATTAACTTCATTGGGATAGGCGAGAGCAATGCCATAAGCAGTTGCTCCAGCAGTTCCCAAAAAACTATTCAAGCCCATACTGTAACCTTTATTTTTTGCTCCCTCATAAGCCGTTTTTCCAAAAAAATTGCCTTTTAATTTTTCCTTACTGGCATTCAAACTGCTAAAATCCATTGCCTAACCTCCCATTGCTATAAATTTTTCCTCAAAGAACTCTCTCAAGATTTCTTTAATTGTTCTTTTTAAATCTTTAGTATCTCCACCTGTATTTTCAATAACCACAGTTGGTGCAAATGTGTATTGATTATTTCCACCACTGGTTTTGCTTGAGCCAGAACTTGATTTTTTGCTGTCAATTGATTTTTTAGAAGAATTTCCAAATTGGTCTCTCATCATTCTTCTAGTTGCCTCAGCTGTGGATATTCTTGTACCTTGTGGCAAGTTCATAGTCATTTCCTCGTTAGCCAAGAACTGTTGTCCGCTAGGCAATCTAATCATTTCTGCACCTTTTTCAGCAACTGTAACTGGTCCACCTTCCCACGATTTATCCCCAATATAACGTCCTTTTCCGCCACCAAGGAATCCAAGCCAAGAAGGTGGTTTCACTTTAAACATTCCAGCAATTTTTCCAGCAATTTCACTTACTTTTCCAGCCAATCCGTCAAAAAATCCTTTAATTGCATTAATTACTCCCTGAGCAACGCTTTTTGCCTTATTAAATCCTTGAGTAAAAAATACCGCAACCTTATTAACAATTGCACCAATTGAATTTATCACTCCTGAAACAACAGCCAATATTGCTCCCATAACACTTGCAACTACTCCAATTATTGCTGAAAACACCCCAATTACAACTCCAGCAAGTCCAGCAAACACTCCAATCACTATTTGAACAATTGGAACTATTGCAGAAATTAATACAGCTCCTATTTGTAACACAATACTGATAATAGGCATTAAAGCTGTTCCAATTTGGATTGCCAAATTAACGATTACGGCAAGCGTTTGCAAGATTGGAGCGAGTGCTGGCGTTAGCATAGTTACAATTTGCATAAATCCACTAAAAGCCATACTAAGCATATTCCCAATACTTCCTAAATCAAGCGAACTCCAAAATGAGTTGAAAGCATTCATGATGTCTCCAAATATTTGACTTATCTGTCCAAAATTAATACCACTTATCATTTGCCCAACTACTCCTGCAACTTTTCCGGCAAGAGAAATAATGCCGTTTAATGCTCCTGCAATTCCATTTGTAAGTCCTTCTCCACCAATTCCACTAAACGCTTGAGATATAGTTTGTCCTATGCCTTTTAAAGGTTCTAACAATGGAGCAAAATTTAATTTACCAAAAATACTTAATATTCCATCTAATGCTCCGTTAGCCATTCCAGCAAATCCAGTAAATGCCCCTTGTAAATCTTGAGCCATTTTCTGCCCCATAGGAGTATTCAACAGCTGATTTACTTTTGTCAGTAATCCATCCATAGCCTGTTGCCCTGCACTTTGTGCATTTTGCCAGACTTTACCAAAAGTTAATGGCATTTGATTATATTTTGCTTCTATATCATCGGCGCTTCCTAAAACGGCTTTTTTAATTACATCAGATGTTATTTTCCCTTCTGAACCTAATTTTTTAAGCTGTGCCATAG from Leptotrichia trevisanii DSM 22070 includes these protein-coding regions:
- a CDS encoding phage baseplate protein, which produces MDFSSLNASKEKLKGNFFGKTAYEGAKNKGYSMGLNSFLGTAGATAYGIALAYPNEVNKFFQDRYGYTLFEEAERCKINDIPLEWVQIKSDERGSSVKTHSLEDRDSTLISSNVSHSNRKYSISVILTDLVTKNAESVYEQIVELWQKKTLCTISTVETIEDMIITKVSRSYKTQTALEFEIDFEVLEFAYLMRKGDILSSESTTLKEEQKTGVAGTKTSNIEYKGFLK
- a CDS encoding tape measure protein; this encodes MAGGNKLEILMNFKSNDSPLNKLKAKMQSLLPAATKVEEKVSKIGNKVGGSGLEKLKAKMASLIPSATQLQNKINGLANKIKNFRFENITNSLINGVERIPLVGKKVAQGLDAIRDKFNSLRGVGSSLGNLFPKLGEKVKGAFKPENLKKFASALKDIGSKIKGIIGKLGGLLGKLGAIGGVVGGLSFAGIAKASDENSLRNSRLGMVTNDVAGLKQKTFVASQSSGADYGAQLDSIAKLKMLTKGLFNDNEAVKFTSTLDKAFKVSGTGAEEAKSAMYQLNQAMTSGKLQGDEFRSVMENAPILTQKIAESMGVSMAQLKKLGSEGKITSDVIKKAVLGSADDIEAKYNQMPLTFGKVWQNAQSAGQQAMDGLLTKVNQLLNTPMGQKMAQDLQGAFTGFAGMANGALDGILSIFGKLNFAPLLEPLKGIGQTISQAFSGIGGEGLTNGIAGALNGIISLAGKVAGVVGQMISGINFGQISQIFGDIMNAFNSFWSSLDLGSIGNMLSMAFSGFMQIVTMLTPALAPILQTLAVIVNLAIQIGTALMPIISIVLQIGAVLISAIVPIVQIVIGVFAGLAGVVIGVFSAIIGVVASVMGAILAVVSGVINSIGAIVNKVAVFFTQGFNKAKSVAQGVINAIKGFFDGLAGKVSEIAGKIAGMFKVKPPSWLGFLGGGKGRYIGDKSWEGGPVTVAEKGAEMIRLPSGQQFLANEEMTMNLPQGTRISTAEATRRMMRDQFGNSSKKSIDSKKSSSGSSKTSGGNNQYTFAPTVVIENTGGDTKDLKRTIKEILREFFEEKFIAMGG